Proteins found in one Streptomyces sp. NBC_00461 genomic segment:
- the tpg gene encoding telomere-protecting terminal protein Tpg: MGIIADSLDQADAAHFTRPIPKSAQKQMQFLVRQTKGTRAAADLLGITQRTVERYVKGQLKQPRHDLAQRLADEVRKRWQPRVRDRAKRQAATTSGIVIDTRARFGFTAAPGTTDDPRLRPITQGLPPAYAARLFDAHAAGATEQQLQDIVTEGLQEIYFKDRGRRAHGLLVDFTDLDYLDVDY, encoded by the coding sequence ATGGGCATCATCGCCGACAGCCTCGACCAGGCCGACGCCGCACACTTCACCCGCCCCATCCCGAAGTCGGCCCAGAAACAGATGCAGTTCCTGGTCCGACAAACCAAGGGCACCAGGGCCGCGGCTGACCTGCTGGGCATCACCCAGCGCACCGTCGAGCGCTACGTCAAAGGACAGCTCAAGCAGCCTCGCCACGACCTCGCCCAACGGCTCGCTGACGAAGTCCGCAAACGATGGCAGCCCCGAGTCCGCGACCGGGCGAAACGACAGGCCGCCACGACCAGCGGCATCGTCATCGACACCCGGGCACGCTTCGGCTTCACCGCCGCCCCCGGTACCACCGACGACCCGCGGCTGAGGCCCATCACCCAAGGCCTGCCGCCAGCCTACGCAGCACGACTCTTCGACGCCCACGCCGCCGGAGCCACAGAGCAACAACTCCAGGACATCGTGACCGAAGGACTCCAGGAGATCTACTTCAAAGACCGCGGACGACGCGCACACGGCCTGCTGGTGGACTTCACCGACCTCGACTACCTCGACGTCGACTACTGA